The Actinomycetota bacterium genome includes a window with the following:
- a CDS encoding DUF559 domain-containing protein has translation MNSKFTNIAKNLRRNSTKAENLLWRYLRAKQLDGLKFRRQQTIGNYIVDFVCFEKKIIMEVDGGQHATKKEKDNKRDKWFREQELILWN, from the coding sequence ATGAATTCCAAATTTACCAATATAGCCAAAAATCTCAGGAGGAATTCAACGAAAGCAGAGAATCTTTTATGGAGATATTTACGAGCAAAACAGTTAGATGGACTTAAGTTCAGGAGACAACAAACAATTGGTAACTATATAGTTGATTTTGTCTGTTTTGAAAAGAAAATAATAATGGAGGTAGACGGTGGACAACATGCAACAAAGAAAGAGAAAGATAATAAAAGAGACAAATGGTTCAGAGAACAGGAATTAATATTATGGAATTAA
- a CDS encoding helix-hairpin-helix domain-containing protein, with translation MELIKKKANYYLDIVKDAAKSKFYNFKNLTYEKWQILAVIFLAIVMIITGVYLYFNSKPKLLVPIDNSQNNQNLSSIYKNQNEIENNGSEENKYDNNFSGENDGDRLDNLKIVVHVCGEVKYPGVYYLQNGQRIYDAIQKAGGSTEEADIHLLNLAQILSDEARIYVPKKGEVVSSDSFYSDSMLNQKININNADSATLQKLSGIGPTLAQRIIDYRKNIGRFKSIEQLLNVKGIGPSKFEEIKDKVQI, from the coding sequence ATGGAATTAATTAAGAAAAAAGCAAATTACTACTTAGATATAGTAAAGGATGCAGCAAAATCAAAATTTTATAATTTTAAAAACTTGACATATGAGAAATGGCAGATTTTGGCTGTGATTTTTTTGGCAATAGTTATGATTATTACAGGTGTTTATTTGTATTTTAATTCAAAACCAAAACTACTTGTCCCAATAGATAACAGTCAGAATAATCAAAATCTATCATCAATTTATAAAAACCAAAATGAGATTGAAAATAATGGAAGTGAAGAAAATAAATATGATAATAATTTTTCAGGTGAAAATGATGGTGATAGATTAGATAATTTAAAAATTGTTGTTCATGTTTGTGGTGAAGTTAAATATCCAGGAGTATATTATCTTCAGAATGGACAAAGAATTTATGATGCTATTCAAAAAGCTGGTGGTTCTACAGAAGAAGCAGATATTCATCTTTTAAACTTGGCTCAAATATTATCTGATGAGGCGAGAATATATGTTCCAAAGAAAGGAGAGGTTGTTTCATCAGATAGTTTTTATTCAGACTCAATGTTAAATCAAAAAATAAATATAAATAATGCAGATTCAGCAACCTTGCAGAAATTATCGGGAATAGGACCCACATTGGCTCAAAGGATAATTGATTATCGTAAAAATATTGGAAGATTTAAAAGCATTGAACAACTATTGAATGTAAAAGGAATAGGACCCTCTAAATTTGAAGAGATAAAGGATAAAGTACAAATATAA